AATCATTCTAATGGCGAAGGGCACGCGCGATGAAGCATACTATTATTCAAGCATGGCAAAGGAGCGCAGGATGAAGTCGACTCTGCACACCATGCAGCAAATCGAGGCGATTGCCCTTCCACAACAGCCGAAAACCGGGAAAATGGATTCGCAGACAACCCTCGGCAGTTTCGCGGAAACCAAAGGCGAAAAAATAAGGATTTTCGTCGACCAGCGCGAGCAGGCGTCAAACGTTTCAAAGGAACTCGTGGAAATGGGCTGTGTCATCACAATGAAACAGCTTGAAGTCGGGGATTTTCTCATAACGAACGACATCTGCGTCGAAAGGAAGACAATCGAGGACTTCATTTCCAGCCTGCTTGACGGAAGGCTGTTCATCCAATTGCAGAACATGGCTGAAAACTTTTCCCAGCCGCTAATGCTGGTGGAAGGGAACAAGGATGAACTTTTCACTATACGCAACGTGCACCGCAACGCAATCATCGGAACCATGACATCCATAGCTCTCAACTACCGCATTCCCATACTCTTCACGAACGACGAGCACGAAACCGCGGAATTCATTTTCGTCACCGCGAAAAGGGAACAGCTCGGAAAAGGCCACGACATCCGCCTGAGGATCGGCAGGAAAGGCCTGACCCTGCCGGAACAGCAGAGGTTTCTTGTCGAATCATTGCCCGGAATCGGCCCGAACACCGCAAGATTGCTGCTCAGACATTTCGGCTCAATCCGGCAGATCGCGAACGCTTCGGAAAAGGAACTGCAGCAGGCGGAAAACATCGGCGAAAAAAAGGCGAAGGCAATCAGAAAAGTGCTGGACGCGAATTTCGAGGAAAGATAAAACGATAAAAGCCGTCATTTTGCAAATGCGAGAATTGCCGCGCCATCAGATGAAAAAACCCTGCTCACGTTCGCGCAATCCTCCGCTTCCAGAATGCCGTTCTTGAAAGCATTGGAATTCAGCGCGCTTTTGTGCACGAAAAAATAGTTTGCGTTCCATTTGGAATATTCGGCGCGGATTTTTCCGCAGTCCGAAGTGCCGATTATCGCGTTCATCGAATCATTGCGCTCCTTCAGCCGCGGCGCGAACTCGAAATAACCGTCAATGACCACTGCGCGGCTGGCGAAATATGCCAGAGGATGGCCCCTGTCCCATGACCCGAAAATGTTCGCATCCTGGACCGTATTGCCGCCAATCCACTGCATTGCGCTTCTCTCGGAAAAGTCGGCAAAACGGCTCGTCTGCCACAGCAGGGAAACGGAAAATGCCAGCGCAAGGACAAGGAAAAGCATGGCGAAGATTTTCCTGTAAGGCAGGGTTTTCCGGAAAACAAAATCTATGCCGTATCCGGCAAGCATGGCAGCCGGAACAGCCGCGAAAATTGACAGCCTGTTCGAAAAGATTGCCACTGCAAACATCGACAAAAACCACGCCCTGAGAAAAACGCTGTTCCTGGCCTTGAAAAACAGCAGGCCGGGCAGGACAAAAAAAGCGGTTGTTGAAAAAAAGATTATGAAGTTGACGAACGACAGGTGCGCGGCCTCCGCGGAATCAAGCGAAACCCTGGAAACATACATTGTGAGAAGGTAATGCTGTGAAAACAGCCATGCAAGGAAAACAAGCGCGGCCGGGAGAACGGCAAAGGCGGTTTGCCTGAACGAAAAGCCGGTTTGCCTGAAACGCGAAACAATGCAAAAGCAGGCCAGGGCAAAAAAACCTATGAACGCCGAAAGAGGGTGCAGCAGCGCCTGCGCAACTGCAAGCAGCATTGCAGGCCACGGCCGCCTGATGAACAGCAGGAAAATTATCGCCGGAACCACCAGCAGAGAGAGGCCGTCGGGCCTTGCATTCGAGCCTGTGCGGAGGACGTGGATTGAAAGGATTGACAGGGAAAGCGCGGCGAAGAAGGCGGTGCGCCCGCTTCCGAACAACCTGCGCGCGAAAACAAAAACCAGGAGGATTCCGAACACGCCGTACAGGCTTGGCAGAAGCCGTATCAGATAGTAAAGCGGTATTCCGGACAAAACGGAAAACACCGCAAAAATGACGTGCTGGAGCGGCGCGTAAGAATAATAGCGGCCCTGCATTGACAGCGGATCAAAAGAAGGCACGTTGCCAGAATCAACAATGGACTGCGAATGCCTCAAGTGGAAATAGCCGTCAGGGTCGACAAACGAGTCGACTGCAAGCGGGGCAATGCGCACCACGAATGCAAGCAGAAGAACAGCAAGCAAAAGGGATTTCCATGACAAAAAGCCGTTCCTGGAAGTGGGGCGCATTCACAAACCCGCCATGGCAATGCGCTCTAAAACAAGCAGTTCGACCGCCTTGCCTTCAGGCATTCCGGAAAAGCCGGAAAGCTCTTTCGCGGAAACGGAATAAAAGTTTTTGGCGCCTTCAAGGCGCGCCTTTTCCGCAGGCAGGGATTTTTCAGAGGCGGCAAAACCGAAATTTTTTGACAGGAACGACAGCGCAAGGCTTTCGTCACCCGCGTTTTTAAGGCACATTACCGCAACAACACTCTGCGCTCCGGAAGAAAATTTTATTCTTGAAACCGCGTCCGAGATCCTCGGCGTTCCGCAGAACCGGCCAAGGAAATCAAGCCCCATCTTTTTCGACGTTCCTGAACCAGAGGCAAAAGCCGAAACCGACTGCTCCAGGGCGGAGAAAACCTGCCGCTCGGAAACGAAAATTTGCGCGGGCAAAACCTGGACAAAGCCCTTGCTTTCAGGAAAGCCGGAAAGCAGGGTAAGGTCTGCCTGCACGAAATCCGCTTTTCCGGGAACCGCCAGGCAGTGAAAACCGCGGCATTCGAGGGCCATGCAGGAAAGTAGGCTGAAAACAATTAAAAAAAGCTTTTTATTCTTTGCCGAACGGAGTGTTATATCTAAAATCCTGATTTTTTAGGAGATTGCAGGAGACCAAAAGCATGACACAATGGCATTTGAAGTCAGAAAAGAAGTCCACCGGCGGAAGGCGCACGTCCAACCGCAGGAGCGACAAGATTCTCGCTTGGAAGGGCGGCGACTTCACGGCAACAACCGTTGACGCCGAAAAAGACGAGAGAAAAGTAAAGAGCGGCATTGGCAGCACAACCAAGGTCAAGCAGAAAAAGGCGAAAACCGCAAGCGTGATCGACAAGGCGACGAAAAAGGCGCTGAAGGCCGAAATCGTTTCAGTGGTGGAAAACGCGGCGAACAGGCACTATGTCAGGAGAAACACCATAACCAAAAACGCGGTAATAGTCGTCAAGATCAACGGCGAAGAGAGAAAGGCGCGCGTAACGTCAAGGCCGGGCCAAAGCGGCGAAGTGCAGGCAGTTCTGATATGAGGGGCAACCCGGCTTGCCCTGCAAAGTGGTCTGATTGAATCTTGCAGGCAAATAATAGGTTATTATGGCACGCGACCCCAAAAAGTATTAAATATGTCAGATGCGCTATAGAATAATTAGTGAATAGCAAATTTGGGAGGTGCGCATAAATGAAAAATAGGTTAATTATAGGGCTATTTCTGGCATTAACGCTGCTCATGGCCACTGCACTGGCGGGCAAACCAAACCTTACGCCTGCTCTGGCAAACGTCAATCCTTCTAAGGGCCAAGCAGAAGTCGTTATCCCAGAAAATGCCGTGGAGGTTGCTCCGGGCATTTTCAGCATTGGAACAGCGGTCAGCAATGGCAAAACAGTTGAAGGACTTGCATTTGTTGACTATGTGAAAGGCTTTGCAAGAGGCGGAAAGGGCGGCACGGGTGCAAGTTCCTGTTATGGCTTCCTTGCAAGAGGCGCAAAGTGGAAAACAGTAGAGCCATATGTAGTGAATCCGGACAACACTTCAGGCGTTGACACGGCACTTATTGCGACAAACCTTGCCGCAAATATCGCCAAATGGGAAACTGCAGCAGGGAAGGACATACTCGGAGAAGGAAGCGTAACAACGGAAACTCTTGCGGCTGATACCACGAGCCCGGATAACCAGAATGAAATGTACTTTGGCAGCATCAGCGAGCCTGGGGCAATAGCCGTCACAATAGTATGGGGCATATTCGGGGGACCGCCACAGACAAGAGAGCTTGTGGAATGGGACCAAGTATATGACCAAGCGGACTATGCCTGGTCTGCAACAGGCGAAGCAGGAAAAATGGACTTTGAAAACATCGCAACACACGAATTGGGCCACAGCGTAGGCTTGAGCGACCTCTATGAAAGCACGTGCGCTGAACAGACGATGTACGGCTATGCCGACTATGGCGAAACCAAGAAAAGAACTCTTGAAGCAGGCGACATAAAAGGCATCCAAGAGTTATACAAATGAGGGGCCAAAGATTGGCCTTTCATTCTTTGTCAGGTTGCATGGGCAGAGCCCAAAATAGATTATGTAGTACACAATCGCAGGGTTTTTAAATCTGCGTGGGGGCTATTTATATTTGTGTTTTGCGCCTGATTTTTCGCTTTCGGTCCAAAACCGGGAATTTTTTTCCAAACGCGGGCGTGCTTGACGCGCCCGGCAAAAGGTGGTTCTGTAAATGGCTGAAAACAAGTGTCCTGAATGCGGCAGCGACAAGGTCCTGCACGACGCCGAGAGGGGCGAACTGGTCTGCCAGAGCTGCGGCCTCGTCATAGAATCCGACGACGTCGACTTCGGCAAGGAGTGGAGAAGTTTTGACTCCGACCAGTTCGAGAAAAGGGCGCGCACAGGCAGCCCAATGAAATACGTCAAGCTGAACAAGGGCCTTGTAACGATGATTGACAGGCGCGGAACAGACCTGCGCGGAAACAAGCTTTCAAGCAAGAGCCGCGCGCAAATGTACCGCCTTATCAAGTGGCACAAGCGCGCAAGCATAAGCTCAAGCATGCAGCGCAACCTCTCAATCGCGCTGACCGAGCTCAGAAGGGTTGCAAGCTATTTGAACATCCCAGAATCTTTGGTTGAAGCGGCGGCATTGCTGTACAGGAAAACAGTCAAAAAGGGCCTCATAAGGGGAAGGCTCATTGAAGCTGTTGTCGCTGCAGTGCTTTACACCGTGTGCAGGACATACCACGTGCCAAGGACGCTTAACGAGATGGCTGAAGCAAGCGGCCTGACGAAAAAGGAAATCGGCCGCACGTACAGGTTTCTGGTGCGCGAATTGAGGCTTGACGTTCCGCTGACAAACCCAATTCACTACATTCCAAGGTTTGCAGCAGAACTCAACCTTTCCGGCGAAGTCCAGGAGGAAGGCAGAAAGATCCTGGAAGAGGCAATCAAGAAAGGCCTCATCTCCGGAAGAGGGCCGACCGGCGTCGCGGCAGCCGCAGTCTACATTGCGGGGCTGCTGAAAGGCGAGCGCAGGACGCAAAAAGAGGTTGCGAACGTCGCGGGCGTGACGGAAGTCACGATAAGGAACAGGTACCGCGAGCTCAAGAAGCGCCTGGACATAGACGTCGCGGCATGAACGAAAAAAAGGCATTTCTTCAGGGCAAGGCCGTAACGGCTTTGCCCGCAAAATTTTTTCGTGAGAAAAAATGCCAGGCCTTGCCTTTGTCGCATACGAGCTGTTGTGGTTCGCAATTTTTGCCTTCGCTCTCGTGCATTCTGCCAAAAAATACGGGAAGGGCCGGACTGCAGCATTTTTTGCGCCCGCAGTATTCTGGGGCTTCCTGCTCGAATTCGCGTCGCAGGAAATTTTCGCAAGATACCATTATGGCAGCGGCTTTCTGGTTTATGCCCTCAACGTCCCGCTTTGCATTTCCCTTGCCTGGGCAGCCCTCATTTATTTCGGATACGTTTTTGCAAGCCACGACCTCAAAATAAAAAACCCGCTCAAAGCAGGCGTTGCCGCTGCAATCCCCCTCGCCGCAATGGACTTTTTCCTGTTCGAGCCGCTTGCAAAAATCTTCGGCTACTGGGTTTGGACTCCGGAAAGCGTCTGGTTCGGCTCGCCGCTCGGAAACCTCTACGGATGGTTTTTCGTGGTGGTGCTGTATGTTGCAGTGTTCGTATACCTGGAATCAATGCGGGGCGGCTGGAAAAAAAGGCTCGCATTGAACTTTGCGCTGATATTGCCGAGGCTCATGGTCCTGATAGCCATCCTGCAGGCGTGGGCAAATCTTTTCGGCAGCCTTTAACCTTGAACGCAACCGTTTTAATCTTGTTTCGCGTTTCTATTTTTCATGCTGGTTTGCGGGGTTGACGAAGCGGGCAGGGGCCCGGTCATGGGGCCCATGGTAATTGCCGCGGCGTGCATTGAAAAGGCCGACGAGGAAAACCTGGCTAAAATGGGGGCAAGGGACTCGAAGCTTTTGACCAGGGGCCAGCGCGACAGGCTGAGAAAAAAAATAATCGATGCCTGCATTGAAACCGCGCAGGTCGAAATCAGCGCGGAAGAGCTTGACGGGCTGATGTCAAGGCACAGCCTCAATGAAATCGAGGCCATGAAAATCGGGCAGATGCTCAACGGCCTCAAAAAAAAGCCGGAACTCGTGATCGTTGACAGCCCGGACACCATAGCGGAAAATTTCGCGAAAAGGCTCCGAAAATACGTTTCATTCAAAACATCCATCAGGGCCGAGCACAAGGCGGACGCGACAAACCCCATAGTCAGCGCTGCATCCATCATTGCAAAAACGAGGCGGGACGAGGCAATGGACGAAATCAGCGGAAAATGCGGCACGGATCTCGGAACCGGCTACCCGCACGACCCGAAAACAATCGCATTCCTTGAAAAAAACGCGGAGGAAAAAAGCCTGTCGGAATTCGTTAGGAAAAAGTGGGCGACAACGCAGAACATACTCGACAAAAAGAGCCAGAAAAAAATTTTCGACTATTGAACTGCGCGCAGGACGGGCGTGCAAAAAAAATTTCCTGAAGCGAAAAGCAATTAAAATCGTTGCGGCTTAATTTATTTTATGCCGGCTTGGGACAAAAAAAAGAAAGCCGATTTCCCGTTCGACTTTGACAGAATCGAACAGCTCATGTCGGAGCTTGTTGACAGCCTGACTCAGGGCAACGGCATTCCGGAGGGCCAAAAACCTTCGTTCATAGGGTTTTCGATAAACTTCGATTCCGCGGGAAAGCCCAGGTTTCTTGGAAACCCGTTCAAAAAGCGCAAACCCGCGGAAAAGGCGGGAAAGCGCGATTACCATCCGCTTGCAGACGTCATAAACGAAGCCAAAACCATCACAATCGCATTGGAACTGCGCGGCGCCGGCGAAAAATCAATCAGGGTGAGCCAGCCGGACGAACACACCGTAAAAATCGAGGCGGGGCAGAAGCACAAGCCGTTCCGCAAGGAAATGTTTTTCGGCGAAAAACTGAAGAAGGGCTTTAAGTCAAAGTTCAAGAACGGGGTACTGGAAATCGTGCTCGAAAAAAACATCGCCAACCGCGCCTAGTCCTCCCAGTTCTCCCATTTCTGCCTGCCGGAAAGAATCCCGAAATTCGCCTTTATTTCTGTCGTGGTCTTTTTCCGCACAGGATTCGGCTTTTTCTTTTTCACGCGCTTTCTTCCAGCCATCGATAATCACCCGGGAAATTGGCGGAAATAGTAATGGCCGGCTCCGGCTTTTAACCGTAATGAAGGCGCGTTTCCCGTGAACTGGCTACAACCCATCTGGCCGTTCAGCTATTAGGGCGGGCCGCGCGACAATCAGACCGAGGAGCCGAATTGTTCCAAAAATTTTTTAGTCGTGCGCAGGACGTAAGTTCTTCCTTTCGGCTCCTTTGTGATGAAGCCTTCTTCCAGCAGCCTGGCAATGTGGTCGTAGGCCTTGTTGTTCCTGTATTTTATGACAGTGCTCTGGTCCACGGGCTGCTTGAAGGAAATGAACGCAAGCGTTTTCATCATGCCCTTGTGGAAAAGATTGTCCGAGGCGAGGGATGCGACGTTCCTGTCAAATTCCCGTCTCACTTTCATCTGGAACTTGTCGTCAACCTGGATTATTTCAAGCGCGGAGTCCCGCTCGTTGAATTCCTGCATTAGCTCAAGGCAGAAGGATTTGACCGCCGAATAGTCTGCGGTGCCGGCGATGTTCTGCAGCTCCGCAATAGACAATGGCGCGGGACTCATGAAAAGGGCTGCTTCAATTATTTTCATTTCCTTTGACATTCTAATCCTCTTTTACCACGCTATTGGCGGAATTGCCGGCGGGCGTGTTCGGCCTGACAAAAAACGATGCAACCAGCAGCAGGATGCCGATAACAGCGGCGATGCCGGAAAAAAGCATTGCCTGCGAAAAAACCGCGGAAATGAAATCCGTTGCTATGCCTGAAAGCGCGGCGCTGGCAGCCGACAATCCCTGCGGGATTCCCGACAGCGCGCCCTCCAAAACGTTTTTGGCGGAGGCCATGGCAATGAATGAAACCGCGAATGCTGAGATTCCGGCGAATGCGAGCGCCGAGCCGAGAGCCTTCAAAACGGATTTCATTGAATGCCGGTACAAAAATGCCAGCAAGCCAAGCATCAGAATTGCGATTGCCGCGGAAGCATAAATGCCGAGAAAGAACAGGGAAACGTAGCTCCTTGCATCCTCCAAAGGCTTTCCTTTCAACCCGAACTGCTGTGAAACGCTCAACGTGTCCGGAATCGTTGAAAGGTCAAGCGCCTGCACCGGCACGCCGAACTGCGAAGCCAGGGACTGCACATTCGACTTCAACGGAGCCAGGCTTATTGTGCCCTCAAAGCTTTCACGCTCGGACTTCAGGTAAGCAAGCAGTTCGGAAACCACTGAATCAAGGCTTTCCTTTATCCAGCTCCTTGGCACGAGCGAGTCCTTTGCAAGGCCCGCAACTGCGGGCAGTTGCGCCTGGCTCATGGCCGCAGCCTGCAGCTGGCCGTAAACGTCGTACTTTTCAAAGCTTGCAAGGTAAAACGCCGGTGAGAGGGCAACGGACGAGAAGGAAAACGAAAAAATGAACGCAGAGAAGGAAAACGAAAAAATCAGGACAATGATTGCCGACAGGATTTTTTTTAGCAGCCCAGCCACAAAACCACCGACAGGCCGAATGCCGTCAGCATAAGAAAAGCAAAATCACTATTTAACCTTTACTGACCTACGGCGGGCTGAAGCCCGCCGGGTCGTAAAACCAAAATGCAACCGAAAATTGCGACGGCGCTTTCGAATTCATCTCCCTGTTGAAACATGGCAGGGTTCTTCTGCGACGGCGCCTAAACCCGCCCGCATGCCGGCCGCAGTTGCCAACGATTACTATCCAAAGCACTGGCAGAGCTGAGAAAGCCGGGAATATTCAGTCGGCCTTGCAGGTCTTGCACGCCTTCAAAACCCTTTCCTTGGCGATTTCAAGGGCCGCGTCCCTGGGCAGCTTTTTCCCGGAAGCTGCGTGCTCAAGAACCGTTTTCGTGTTTTTGGTTATTTTCTTTTCGACCAGCGCAAACATTTCCTTTTCCCGGCCGCCGATGAATTCAACGTAGGATGAAATCACGCCGCCCGCGTTCGCAACAATGTCGGGCACTATAAGGACGCCTTTGCCGGCAAGAATCCTTTCCATTTCAACTGACATCGGAATGTTGGAACCTTCCACGATTATTTTCGCGTTGACCGCATTGACGTCGGTGGCAGTTATAAGGTTCGGGATCGCCGCGGTTATCAGAATGTCGGCCTTTGCTGAAACAATGTCCATGCAGCCGTTTCCATGCCTGGGCTTGTAATTGACAACGCTTCCGGTTTCGGACTTCACCTTTGCAAGCGCCTCAAAATCGATGCCGGCGGAATCGCACAACACGCCCTTGCTGTCGGAAACCGAGACAAGTTTTGCGCCGGCTTCGGTCAGGAACTTCGAGGCAAACCAGCCCACGTTGCCGAAGCCTTCAACTGCAAAAGTCATGCCATTCAGGCGTTTACCAAGATGCTGTGCGGCAATCTTTGTCGCATGAAAAACCCCGAAACCCGTGCTTCCGAGTTCATGGGGCAGCCCGCCCATTGAAGCGGGTTTGCCCGTGCAAGCCTTCCTGTCGCCGATGGCCTCGGAAAAAACCTGCATTTCATGCTCCGTAGTGGAAATGTCGGGACCCGCAACGTACAGGCTTGGCACTACCGGCTTCACTGCTTCGGCGAACGCCCGGATGATTTCATCCTTTTTTTCAGGCGTGAGCCGTTTGGCATCCGCGACTATCCCGGATTTTGCCCCGCCGAACGGCAGCTCGGCAAGCGCGTTTTTCCAGGACATCGCCCTTGCAAGCGCGAAAACCTCTTCCCTTGAAACTGAGGGAGTCATGCGGATGCCGCCCTTGCCCGGCCCGAGCGCGGTATTGTCTATCACGACAAAGCCGTGCATTCCCGCCTTTGCATTGTAAACCTCGAAAACCTTTTCCGGGCCGAACCCGTCGAACAGTATCCCGTTAGCCACCAAAAACCACCCCGAACAACCATGACAAATCCAGACCCAAATGAAAAAATACAAAAGCAAAAGGAATTAAAGGACTGTTAAAACAAAATACCGGGCGGGAATATTTAAAACTTCATTCAGCCGGATTGAAGAAAATTAAAAAAATTACCCAAAAAATAAAAAAATGGCCAAAAAAATGCGGAAAAACCCGTATTAAATGAAAAAAATTCATGAACGGAACGGGCGTTCAGATGAGCTTTTTCCCGTTCTCAATGACATGGATTACGTTGACCGGGCACGAGTTCGCGGCCTCCATGTGGTTCTTCAAATCATCCATTTCCTTGAACTGCATGTTGTTGTCGCCTTTGGCCCCGATGAGGTCTGACTTGCCGTCAGAATTCATTTCCCAGCCTTCCGGGAAAACCGCGGCGCAGGCAGCGCAGCCAATGCAGTTGGGCCTGTCGTGTTCCACCCTGAATTTTGCCATTTCCGAAATCACCTTTAACATTTAATTTCTGGGGCAATTATTTAAACCTTTTGCAAGATGCTCCGGCAAAACAACGACAGTTGCCTTAAAAAAATTAAAAAACAGGTTTCCGCCATACTCTTACAATGAAAACACGGGAACGGGCGGAAAAAATACTTGCGCGCCTGAAAAGGAATTTCGGAAAGCCGCATACGGCGCTTTCATACAAAAAGCCGCTGGACCTGCTCATGGCAGTCATACTTTCCGCGCAGTGCACTGACGCGCAGGTAAACCGCGTCACGCCAGGCCTGTTCAAAAGGTTCAGGAAAGCCGAAGATTATGCCAATGCAAGCATTCAGGAAATAGAATCCTTCGTCAGGCCGACGGGCTTCTACAGGAGCAAGGCTAAAAGCCTGAAGGAGACGGGCAGGATCCTCACTGAAAAGTTTCACGGCAAGGTGCCAAGAACAATGGATGAGCTGATGGAATTGCGCGGCGTTGCGCGCAAAACT
The sequence above is drawn from the Candidatus Diapherotrites archaeon genome and encodes:
- a CDS encoding 30S ribosomal protein S8e, with product MTQWHLKSEKKSTGGRRTSNRRSDKILAWKGGDFTATTVDAEKDERKVKSGIGSTTKVKQKKAKTASVIDKATKKALKAEIVSVVENAANRHYVRRNTITKNAVIVVKINGEERKARVTSRPGQSGEVQAVLI
- a CDS encoding matrixin family metalloprotease gives rise to the protein MKNRLIIGLFLALTLLMATALAGKPNLTPALANVNPSKGQAEVVIPENAVEVAPGIFSIGTAVSNGKTVEGLAFVDYVKGFARGGKGGTGASSCYGFLARGAKWKTVEPYVVNPDNTSGVDTALIATNLAANIAKWETAAGKDILGEGSVTTETLAADTTSPDNQNEMYFGSISEPGAIAVTIVWGIFGGPPQTRELVEWDQVYDQADYAWSATGEAGKMDFENIATHELGHSVGLSDLYESTCAEQTMYGYADYGETKKRTLEAGDIKGIQELYK
- a CDS encoding transcription initiation factor IIB encodes the protein MAENKCPECGSDKVLHDAERGELVCQSCGLVIESDDVDFGKEWRSFDSDQFEKRARTGSPMKYVKLNKGLVTMIDRRGTDLRGNKLSSKSRAQMYRLIKWHKRASISSSMQRNLSIALTELRRVASYLNIPESLVEAAALLYRKTVKKGLIRGRLIEAVVAAVLYTVCRTYHVPRTLNEMAEASGLTKKEIGRTYRFLVRELRLDVPLTNPIHYIPRFAAELNLSGEVQEEGRKILEEAIKKGLISGRGPTGVAAAAVYIAGLLKGERRTQKEVANVAGVTEVTIRNRYRELKKRLDIDVAA
- a CDS encoding carotenoid biosynthesis protein, with the protein product MPGLAFVAYELLWFAIFAFALVHSAKKYGKGRTAAFFAPAVFWGFLLEFASQEIFARYHYGSGFLVYALNVPLCISLAWAALIYFGYVFASHDLKIKNPLKAGVAAAIPLAAMDFFLFEPLAKIFGYWVWTPESVWFGSPLGNLYGWFFVVVLYVAVFVYLESMRGGWKKRLALNFALILPRLMVLIAILQAWANLFGSL
- a CDS encoding ribonuclease HII; its protein translation is MLVCGVDEAGRGPVMGPMVIAAACIEKADEENLAKMGARDSKLLTRGQRDRLRKKIIDACIETAQVEISAEELDGLMSRHSLNEIEAMKIGQMLNGLKKKPELVIVDSPDTIAENFAKRLRKYVSFKTSIRAEHKADATNPIVSAASIIAKTRRDEAMDEISGKCGTDLGTGYPHDPKTIAFLEKNAEEKSLSEFVRKKWATTQNILDKKSQKKIFDY
- the scpB gene encoding SMC-Scp complex subunit ScpB; this translates as MSKEMKIIEAALFMSPAPLSIAELQNIAGTADYSAVKSFCLELMQEFNERDSALEIIQVDDKFQMKVRREFDRNVASLASDNLFHKGMMKTLAFISFKQPVDQSTVIKYRNNKAYDHIARLLEEGFITKEPKGRTYVLRTTKKFLEQFGSSV
- a CDS encoding Glu/Leu/Phe/Val dehydrogenase → MANGILFDGFGPEKVFEVYNAKAGMHGFVVIDNTALGPGKGGIRMTPSVSREEVFALARAMSWKNALAELPFGGAKSGIVADAKRLTPEKKDEIIRAFAEAVKPVVPSLYVAGPDISTTEHEMQVFSEAIGDRKACTGKPASMGGLPHELGSTGFGVFHATKIAAQHLGKRLNGMTFAVEGFGNVGWFASKFLTEAGAKLVSVSDSKGVLCDSAGIDFEALAKVKSETGSVVNYKPRHGNGCMDIVSAKADILITAAIPNLITATDVNAVNAKIIVEGSNIPMSVEMERILAGKGVLIVPDIVANAGGVISSYVEFIGGREKEMFALVEKKITKNTKTVLEHAASGKKLPRDAALEIAKERVLKACKTCKAD
- a CDS encoding ferredoxin, with amino-acid sequence MAKFRVEHDRPNCIGCAACAAVFPEGWEMNSDGKSDLIGAKGDNNMQFKEMDDLKNHMEAANSCPVNVIHVIENGKKLI
- the nth gene encoding endonuclease III, yielding MKTRERAEKILARLKRNFGKPHTALSYKKPLDLLMAVILSAQCTDAQVNRVTPGLFKRFRKAEDYANASIQEIESFVRPTGFYRSKAKSLKETGRILTEKFHGKVPRTMDELMELRGVARKTANIVLTEGFGIVEGIAVDTHVKRLSWRLGLSKNRGPVKIEQDLMKLFPRAEWEDVSMLLILHGRQTCFARKPKCRECGLQKLCPSAFKA